A window of Cytobacillus sp. FSL H8-0458 genomic DNA:
TTATATAAGACATTCTTCCGCCGCTCAGCTACAGATAAAGAATTAGTTACAATAGGAAGATTATCTGTATTGCTGGTTTCTGTCATTGCATTATTTATCTCATGGGAGAAAAATGAAACGATTCTTGACCTTGTAGGTTATGCATGGGCTGGTTTCGGATCTGCTTTCGGACCACTTATCATTCTCAGCTTATATTGGAAGCGCATGACAAGATGGGGAGCATTAGCAGGGATGATTGTTGGGGCCAGCACTGTTATCATTTGGTCTCAAGCCGGATTATCTGATGTCCTTTATGAAATGGTTCCAGGCTTTGCTGCCAGCTTAATTGCCATCGTAGTGGTGAGCCTTCTAACTGAAAAGCCTTCTGCAGACATTGAGAAACAATTTGCTGAATTTGAAAAAACATTAAAATAACTGCAAAATATTAGGACTGGGCAAAGAAAATGCCCGGTCCTTTTTCTTTCGACAAAATTCGGGTGGTGCCTGTCACCGTTTTTAACTATAATAAGAACAGCAATAATGAGGAGGGAGCTTAATGAGCCAGCCGCTGGAGAAAATCCTTACTTTGACTGATATTGATGAGATCACAGAAATGGTCAGCACTTTTTTAAAGAAGCCTGTTGTCATCGAGGATGAGCAATTCTCGCTGCTGGCTTATAGCTCGTATTATATTGAACATTTTGATTTGGCCAACCAGCAGACCATATTTTCGAAGAGATGGCCGATTCCCATTTTGGAGAAATTTATGGATGAAGGCATTGTTGATCAGTTAAAGACAATCCCTGAGCCTTTCAGAATTAAGAAAATGGAAGAAATCGGCCTTAACCAGCGCGTAGTTGTAAGCGCTAAATATAAAGAACAGATACTCGGCTTTATCTGGGTTCAGGAATTGGACGGCTTCCTGTCAGAAAGCGAAATGAAATTTCTGCATGACGTTTCTTTCCATATTGGAAAGCTTTTATATCAGAAAAACCTGAAGAAGCTCCGCAAAGAAGAAGAAAAACATCAATTTTATCAAAAAATCATTGATCGCACCTACCAGACAGAAGACCAGATTAAGTGGGAGGCGGCCAATGTAAAAATCATCCTCCCGGAGGCCTTTATCATCAATGTATTTACGATCGTCCAGGGAGATGAAGAGATGATTGCGGAATTGAATGAAACCGTTCGGCTGTTCGCAAATGCTCTCAGCCATCCCGCTCACATCTTTACGAATCAGCATGAAATTATCGTTATGATCGGCAGCAGCTCCCCTGTACCCGGCAGCCTTTCAGAAGACGCACACGAATTAACCAATACCGTACTAAGCCAATTCAGGCAGCAGACTGTTTATGCAGGTATCGGAGGAGAATATTCCTCCATCCTAAAACTTCGCAAAAGCTATAGAGAGGCTCTGGAGGTTATCAAAGCAGCCAAGTTCATTGGCTCGCCTGAAGAACTGCCTTATGAGTATAAAAAGCTCTGGGTGTTCCGTTACCTGGAACCGATCGCCCAGCATAACAGCAAGACTAATTATGTAAATGAAGACCTTATGAAGCTGCAGAAAAAAGACCTGGAGAGCCAAACCAGCCTTTTGAAGACGCTTGAAGTCTATTTATTGAACAACTGCCGCCTTAAGCCGACTGCGGAACAGCTTTTCATCCATACCAATACATTAAAATACCGGATGAAACAAATTACTGACCTGACCTCAATCGACTTTGACGACTTTAACACAAGATGCCAGCTGTACATTGATTTACAGCTGCTTAAGCGGAAGAAATAAGAATGTGGGGAGACTGGCGGGGGAAGGCCTATACGTGCGGCGATCATGGAGCGTTTATGACAACCGTTTTCTCCTGCGGTTCTTATTTTCGGCTTCATGAAGCGCTCATGGCGACCGTTTTCTTCCCCGCTCCCTCATTTTCGGCTTTATGGGGCGCTCATGGCGACCGTTTTCTTCCTCGCTTCTTCATTTTCGGCTTCATGAAGCGATCATGGCGACCGTTTTCACCTCCGCTCCCTCATTTTCGTCTTCATGGAACGTTCATGGCGACCGTTTTCTTCCTTGCTTCTTCATTTTCGGCTTCATGAAGCGCTCATGGCGACCGTTTTCTTCCCCGCTCCCTCATTTTCGGCTTTATGGGGCGCTCATGGCGACCGTTTTCTTCCTCGCTCCCTCATTTTCGTCTTCATGGAACGTTCATGGCGACCGTTTTCCGCTTCGATTCCTCATATTCGGCTTCATGAAGCGCTCATGGTGACCGTTTTCACCTCCGCTTCCTTATTATCGGCTTCATAAAGCGTTCATGGCGACTACTTTCACCTTCGCTCCCTGATTTTGGACTTCATGAAACGTTCATGGCGACCGTTTTCCTTACTGCTTCCTCTTTTTCGGCTTCATCCCGCCTCTTTTTCCGTCACTTGCTTCTAAACTTGCCAGGATTATCAACTCTGATAGAAACAATCTCCCCGCAGTTTAAACAAAAGCGAAAGATCTTCAGAGATCCAGTTGAGAGTTTTTTATTCAATGGCCTGACTGCCGCATAGTCAGTGCCTTCTGCAAATTCTGTCCCTTTGCATCTTGGGCATTCTTTAACATGATTCACCTTTATCAGCTCCCTTCAGCTTATATACGCATCAGAATTGTAAAAGTTCTCCAAAAAAAATGCCTGTCCCCTTTCCAGGGAGCAGGCATCTTATTGCTCTTCTTTTTCCGGCTTGAATAAAAAATAGGATATACACCCTGATAATAGTGCTGCACCGGCTGCTATCATCAAGCGGATCATCAGGTCTATCTGCTGATAATCCTTATTCAGCATCCACATTGCAGCCCCGGCTACAAGTATCATAATGGGAATGACAATAAGCATTCTATTTTTCAAGATTTCTTACATCCTTTCGTGCTCGTGCTAGTCATACCTATTAT
This region includes:
- a CDS encoding PucR family transcriptional regulator translates to MSQPLEKILTLTDIDEITEMVSTFLKKPVVIEDEQFSLLAYSSYYIEHFDLANQQTIFSKRWPIPILEKFMDEGIVDQLKTIPEPFRIKKMEEIGLNQRVVVSAKYKEQILGFIWVQELDGFLSESEMKFLHDVSFHIGKLLYQKNLKKLRKEEEKHQFYQKIIDRTYQTEDQIKWEAANVKIILPEAFIINVFTIVQGDEEMIAELNETVRLFANALSHPAHIFTNQHEIIVMIGSSSPVPGSLSEDAHELTNTVLSQFRQQTVYAGIGGEYSSILKLRKSYREALEVIKAAKFIGSPEELPYEYKKLWVFRYLEPIAQHNSKTNYVNEDLMKLQKKDLESQTSLLKTLEVYLLNNCRLKPTAEQLFIHTNTLKYRMKQITDLTSIDFDDFNTRCQLYIDLQLLKRKK
- a CDS encoding histidine kinase codes for the protein MKNRMLIVIPIMILVAGAAMWMLNKDYQQIDLMIRLMIAAGAALLSGCISYFLFKPEKEEQ